In one window of Streptomyces sp. FXJ1.172 DNA:
- the rplC gene encoding 50S ribosomal protein L3: MAKQIKGILGEKLGMTQVWDENNRVVPVTVVKAGPNVVTQVRTNDVDGYESVQIAFGEIDPRKVNKPLKGHFAKADVTPRRHLVEIRTADAAEYTLGQEITAEVFEAGVKVDVTGKSKGKGFAGVMKRHNFRGLGAGHGTQRKHRSPGSIGGCATPGRVFKGLRMAGRMGNERVTTQNLTVHAVDAEKGLLLIKGAVPGPNGGLVLVRTAAKGA; the protein is encoded by the coding sequence ATGGCTAAGCAGATCAAGGGCATCCTGGGCGAGAAGCTCGGCATGACGCAGGTGTGGGACGAGAACAACCGTGTTGTTCCGGTCACCGTCGTCAAGGCCGGCCCCAACGTCGTGACCCAGGTTCGTACCAACGACGTCGACGGCTACGAGTCGGTTCAGATCGCCTTCGGCGAGATCGACCCGCGCAAGGTGAACAAGCCCCTCAAGGGCCACTTCGCCAAGGCCGACGTCACCCCGCGTCGTCACCTCGTCGAGATCCGTACGGCTGATGCCGCCGAGTACACGCTCGGTCAGGAAATCACCGCCGAGGTCTTCGAGGCCGGCGTGAAGGTCGACGTCACCGGCAAGAGCAAGGGCAAGGGCTTCGCCGGTGTCATGAAGCGCCACAACTTCCGTGGCCTCGGCGCCGGACACGGCACCCAGCGCAAGCACCGCTCCCCCGGTTCCATCGGTGGCTGCGCCACCCCGGGCCGTGTGTTCAAGGGCCTCCGCATGGCGGGTCGCATGGGCAACGAGCGGGTCACCACCCAGAACCTGACCGTCCACGCCGTTGACGCGGAGAAGGGTCTGCTGCTCATCAAGGGCGCGGTTCCCGGTCCGAACGGCGGCCTCGTCCTGGTCCGCACCGCGGCCAAGGGGGCCTGA
- the rplX gene encoding 50S ribosomal protein L24 produces MKIKKGDLVQVITGKDKGKQGKVIAAYPRDERVLVEGVNRVKKHTKAGPTASGSQAGGIVTTEAPIHVSNVQLVVEKDGQKVVTRVGYRFDEEGNKIRVAKRTGEDI; encoded by the coding sequence ATGAAGATCAAGAAGGGCGACCTGGTCCAGGTCATCACCGGCAAGGACAAGGGCAAGCAGGGCAAGGTCATTGCCGCTTACCCGCGCGACGAGCGTGTCCTGGTCGAGGGTGTCAACCGGGTCAAGAAGCACACCAAGGCCGGTCCGACCGCCAGCGGTTCGCAGGCCGGCGGCATCGTCACGACCGAGGCGCCGATCCACGTCTCCAACGTCCAGCTGGTCGTTGAGAAGGACGGTCAGAAGGTCGTCACGCGTGTCGGTTACCGCTTCGACGAAGAGGGCAACAAGATCCGCGTTGCCAAGCGGACGGGTGAGGACATCTGA
- the rplB gene encoding 50S ribosomal protein L2, which produces MGIRKYKPTTPGRRGASVADFVEVTRSTPEKSLVRPLHSKGGRNNAGRVTVRHQGGGHKRAYRVIDFRRHDKDGVPAKVAHIEYDPNRTARIALLHYVDGEKRYILAPRNLQQGDTVENGPGADIKPGNNLALRNIPVGTTIHAIELRPGGGAKFARSAGASVQLLAKEGAYAHLRMPSGEIRLVDVRCRATVGEVGNAEQSNINWGKAGRKRWLGVRPTVRGVVMNPVDHPHGGGEGRTSGGRHPVSPWGKKEGRTRSPKKASNKYIVRRRKTNKKR; this is translated from the coding sequence ATGGGAATCCGCAAGTACAAGCCGACTACGCCGGGCCGTCGTGGCGCCAGCGTCGCCGACTTCGTCGAGGTCACGCGGTCCACGCCGGAGAAGTCGCTGGTCCGCCCCCTGCACAGCAAGGGCGGCCGTAACAACGCCGGTCGTGTGACCGTTCGCCACCAGGGTGGCGGACACAAGCGCGCCTACCGAGTGATCGACTTCCGTCGTCACGACAAGGACGGCGTGCCGGCGAAGGTCGCGCACATCGAGTACGACCCCAACCGCACCGCGCGCATCGCGCTGCTGCACTACGTGGACGGCGAGAAGCGCTACATCCTCGCCCCGCGCAACCTGCAGCAGGGCGACACCGTGGAGAACGGTCCCGGGGCCGACATCAAGCCGGGCAACAACCTGGCCCTCCGCAACATCCCGGTCGGTACCACGATCCACGCGATCGAACTCCGTCCCGGTGGCGGTGCCAAGTTCGCCCGCTCCGCCGGTGCCTCCGTGCAGCTGCTCGCGAAGGAGGGCGCCTACGCCCACCTGCGCATGCCGTCCGGCGAGATCCGTCTCGTCGACGTCCGCTGCCGCGCCACCGTCGGTGAGGTCGGCAACGCCGAGCAGAGCAACATCAACTGGGGTAAGGCCGGCCGTAAGCGGTGGCTGGGCGTCCGCCCGACCGTCCGTGGTGTCGTGATGAACCCGGTTGACCACCCGCACGGTGGTGGTGAGGGCCGGACCTCCGGTGGTCGCCACCCTGTGTCCCCGTGGGGCAAGAAGGAAGGCCGTACTCGTTCGCCCAAGAAGGCGTCGAACAAGTACATCGTCCGCCGCCGCAAGACGAACAAGAAGCGCTAA
- the rpmC gene encoding 50S ribosomal protein L29, with amino-acid sequence MSVGTKASELRELGNEELLAKLREAKEELFNLRFQAATGQLENHGRLKAVRKDIARIYTLMRERELGIETVENA; translated from the coding sequence ATGTCGGTCGGTACCAAGGCGTCCGAGCTGCGCGAGCTGGGCAACGAGGAGCTTCTGGCGAAGCTCCGCGAGGCCAAGGAAGAGCTGTTCAACCTCCGCTTCCAGGCGGCGACCGGTCAGCTCGAGAACCACGGCCGTCTGAAGGCGGTCCGCAAGGACATCGCGCGGATCTACACCCTGATGCGCGAGCGTGAGCTGGGCATCGAAACGGTGGAGAACGCCTGA
- the rpsH gene encoding 30S ribosomal protein S8 — translation MTMTDPIADMLTRLRNANSAYHDSVTMPASKIKSHIAEILQQEGFITGWKVEDAEVGKNLVLELKFGPNRERSIAGIKRISKPGLRVYAKSTNLPKVLGGLGVAIISTSHGLLTDKQAGKKGVGGEVLAYVW, via the coding sequence ATGACCATGACTGATCCGATCGCAGACATGCTGACGCGTCTGCGGAACGCGAACTCGGCGTACCACGACTCCGTGACGATGCCGGCGTCCAAGATCAAGTCGCACATCGCGGAGATCCTCCAGCAGGAGGGCTTCATCACGGGCTGGAAGGTCGAGGACGCCGAGGTCGGCAAGAACCTCGTTCTCGAGCTGAAGTTCGGCCCGAACCGTGAGCGCTCCATCGCGGGCATCAAGCGGATCTCCAAGCCCGGTCTCCGGGTGTACGCGAAGTCCACCAACCTGCCGAAGGTGCTGGGCGGCCTCGGCGTGGCGATCATCTCCACGTCGCACGGGCTCCTCACCGACAAGCAGGCCGGCAAGAAGGGCGTGGGTGGGGAAGTCCTCGCCTACGTCTGGTAG
- the rpsC gene encoding 30S ribosomal protein S3: MGQKVNPHGFRLGVTTDFKSRWYADKLYKDYVKEDVAIRRMMTSGMERAGISKVEIERTRDRVRVDIHTARPGIVIGRRGAEADRIRGDLEKLTGKQVQLNILEVKNPETDAQLVAQAVAEQLSSRVSFRRAMRKSMQSAMKAGAKGIKIQCGGRLGGAEMSRSEFYREGRVPLHTLRANVDYGFFEAKTTFGRIGVKVWIYKGDVKNIAEVRAENAAARAGNRPARGGADRPARGGRGGERRGRKPQQAAGAEAPKAEAPKAEAPAESTGTEA; encoded by the coding sequence ATGGGCCAGAAGGTAAACCCGCACGGGTTCCGGCTCGGTGTCACGACCGACTTCAAGTCGCGTTGGTACGCCGACAAGCTGTACAAGGACTACGTCAAGGAAGACGTCGCCATCCGTCGGATGATGACGTCCGGCATGGAGCGCGCCGGTATCTCGAAGGTTGAGATCGAGCGCACCCGTGACCGCGTGCGTGTGGACATCCACACCGCCCGTCCCGGCATCGTCATCGGCCGCCGTGGCGCCGAGGCCGACCGCATCCGCGGCGACCTCGAGAAGCTCACGGGCAAGCAGGTCCAGCTGAACATCCTCGAGGTCAAGAACCCCGAGACCGACGCTCAGCTCGTGGCCCAGGCCGTTGCCGAGCAGCTCTCCTCCCGCGTCTCCTTCCGCCGTGCCATGCGCAAGAGCATGCAGTCGGCGATGAAGGCCGGCGCCAAGGGCATCAAGATCCAGTGCGGCGGCCGCCTCGGCGGCGCCGAGATGTCCCGCTCGGAGTTCTACCGCGAGGGCCGCGTGCCCCTGCACACGCTCCGCGCGAACGTGGACTACGGCTTCTTCGAGGCCAAGACGACCTTCGGCCGCATCGGTGTGAAGGTCTGGATCTACAAGGGCGACGTCAAGAACATCGCCGAGGTCCGCGCCGAGAACGCTGCGGCCCGTGCGGGTAACCGCCCGGCCCGTGGTGGTGCCGACCGCCCGGCCCGTGGTGGCCGCGGTGGCGAGCGGCGCGGTCGCAAGCCGCAGCAGGCTGCCGGCGCCGAGGCCCCCAAGGCCGAGGCTCCCAAGGCCGAGGCTCCGGCTGAGAGCACCGGAACGGAGGCCTGA
- the rplN gene encoding 50S ribosomal protein L14, with amino-acid sequence MIQQESRLRVADNTGAKEILCIRVLGGSGRRYAGIGDVIVATVKDAIPGGNVKKGDVVKAVIVRTVKERRRPDGSYIRFDENAAVILKNDGDPRGTRIFGPVGRELREKKFMKIISLAPEVL; translated from the coding sequence GTGATCCAGCAGGAGTCGCGACTGCGCGTCGCCGACAACACTGGTGCGAAGGAGATCCTTTGCATCCGTGTGCTCGGTGGCTCCGGTCGCCGCTACGCGGGCATCGGTGACGTCATCGTCGCCACCGTCAAGGACGCGATCCCCGGTGGCAACGTGAAGAAGGGTGACGTCGTCAAGGCGGTCATCGTTCGCACCGTCAAGGAGCGCCGCCGTCCGGACGGCTCGTACATCCGCTTCGACGAGAACGCCGCCGTCATTCTGAAGAACGACGGCGACCCTCGCGGCACCCGCATCTTCGGCCCGGTCGGCCGTGAGCTGCGCGAGAAGAAGTTCATGAAGATCATCTCGCTCGCGCCGGAGGTGCTGTAA
- the rplD gene encoding 50S ribosomal protein L4, with protein MSTVDILSPAGEKAGSVELPAEIFDAKVSVPLIHQVVVAQLAAARQGTHKTKTRGEVRGGGKKPYRQKGTGRARQGSTRAPQFAGGGVVHGPQPRDYSQRTPKKMKAAALRGALTDRARHNRIHVVSGVVEGDISTKAAKTLFGKISERKNLLLVVERTDEAAWLSARNLPQVHILEPGQLNTYDVLVSDDVVFTQAAFESFVAGPKANDTEGTEV; from the coding sequence ATGAGCACTGTTGACATCCTTTCGCCGGCTGGCGAGAAGGCCGGTTCCGTCGAGCTCCCCGCGGAGATCTTCGACGCCAAGGTCAGCGTTCCGCTGATCCACCAGGTCGTCGTCGCGCAGCTGGCCGCTGCCCGTCAGGGCACGCACAAGACCAAGACCCGCGGTGAAGTCCGTGGTGGCGGCAAGAAGCCGTACCGCCAGAAGGGCACCGGTCGCGCCCGTCAGGGTTCGACCCGCGCGCCGCAGTTCGCCGGCGGTGGCGTCGTCCACGGCCCGCAGCCGCGTGACTACTCGCAGCGCACCCCGAAGAAGATGAAGGCCGCCGCCCTGCGCGGTGCCCTCACCGACCGGGCGCGTCACAACCGCATCCACGTCGTCTCCGGCGTGGTCGAGGGTGACATCTCCACGAAGGCCGCCAAGACGCTGTTCGGCAAGATCTCGGAGCGCAAGAACCTGCTCCTGGTCGTCGAGCGCACCGACGAGGCCGCGTGGCTGTCCGCCCGCAACCTGCCCCAGGTCCACATCCTGGAGCCGGGCCAGCTGAACACGTACGACGTTCTCGTCTCGGACGACGTGGTCTTCACCCAGGCCGCTTTCGAGTCCTTCGTCGCCGGCCCGAAGGCCAACGACACCGAAGGGACCGAGGTCTGA
- a CDS encoding type Z 30S ribosomal protein S14, with translation MAKKALIAKAARKPKFGVRGYTRCQRCGRPHSVYRKFGLCRVCLREMAHRGELPGVTKSSW, from the coding sequence ATGGCGAAGAAGGCTCTGATTGCCAAGGCTGCTCGCAAGCCCAAGTTCGGTGTGCGTGGCTACACGCGCTGCCAGCGCTGCGGCCGTCCGCACTCCGTGTACCGCAAGTTCGGCCTGTGCCGCGTGTGCCTTCGTGAGATGGCTCACCGTGGCGAGCTGCCGGGCGTGACCAAGAGTTCCTGGTAA
- the rplW gene encoding 50S ribosomal protein L23, which produces MATRHPSIASKAAKAAKAARVAKARRHATEGKNTVETPLSKSYTDPRDVLLKPVVSEKSYALLDENKYTFIVDPNANKTQIKQAVQAVFSVKVTGVNTINRQGKRKRTRTGFGQRAATKRAIVTLAEGDRIDIFGGPTA; this is translated from the coding sequence ATGGCTACCCGTCACCCGAGCATCGCCTCGAAGGCCGCCAAGGCCGCCAAGGCCGCGCGCGTCGCCAAGGCGCGTCGCCACGCCACCGAGGGCAAGAACACCGTCGAGACCCCGCTGAGCAAGTCGTACACGGACCCCCGTGACGTCCTGCTGAAGCCGGTCGTCTCCGAGAAGAGCTACGCGCTCCTCGACGAGAACAAGTACACGTTCATCGTCGACCCGAACGCCAACAAGACCCAGATCAAGCAGGCCGTCCAGGCGGTCTTCTCGGTCAAGGTCACCGGGGTCAACACGATCAACCGCCAGGGCAAGCGCAAGCGGACCCGCACCGGTTTCGGCCAGCGTGCCGCGACCAAGCGCGCGATCGTGACCCTCGCCGAGGGCGACCGTATCGACATCTTCGGCGGTCCGACCGCCTAA
- the rpsQ gene encoding 30S ribosomal protein S17 — protein MSEKNVTENAEARGFRKTREGLVVSDKMDKTVVVAVEDRVKHALYGKVIRRTNKLKAHDEQNAAGVGDRVLLMETRPLSATKRWRVVEILEKAK, from the coding sequence ATGAGCGAGAAGAACGTGACTGAGAACGCAGAGGCGCGCGGCTTCCGCAAGACCCGTGAGGGTCTCGTCGTCAGCGACAAGATGGACAAGACCGTCGTCGTCGCCGTCGAGGACCGCGTCAAGCACGCGCTGTACGGCAAGGTCATCCGCCGTACGAACAAGCTCAAGGCGCACGACGAGCAGAACGCCGCGGGTGTCGGCGACCGCGTCCTCCTGATGGAGACCCGGCCGCTGTCCGCGACGAAGCGCTGGCGCGTCGTCGAGATCCTCGAGAAGGCCAAGTAA
- the rplV gene encoding 50S ribosomal protein L22, whose translation MEARAQARYIRVTPMKARRVVDLIRGMDATEAQAVLRFAPQAASVPVGKVLDSAIANAAHNYDHTDADSLFISEAYVDEGPTLKRFRPRAQGRAYRIRKRTSHITVVVSSKEGTR comes from the coding sequence ATGGAAGCCAGGGCCCAGGCGCGGTACATCCGCGTTACGCCCATGAAGGCCCGCCGCGTGGTGGACCTTATCCGTGGCATGGATGCCACGGAGGCTCAGGCTGTTCTGCGATTCGCTCCGCAGGCAGCCTCCGTGCCGGTCGGCAAGGTGCTCGACAGCGCCATCGCCAACGCCGCGCACAACTACGACCACACCGACGCCGACAGCCTCTTCATCTCCGAGGCGTACGTCGACGAGGGTCCGACCCTGAAGCGGTTCCGTCCGCGTGCCCAGGGCCGTGCCTACCGGATCCGCAAGCGGACCAGCCACATCACCGTGGTCGTCAGCAGCAAGGAAGGAACCCGGTAA
- the rplP gene encoding 50S ribosomal protein L16: MLIPRRVKHRKQHHPKRRGEAKGGTTVAFGEYGIQALTPAYVTNRQIEAARIAMTRHIKRGGKVWINIYPDRPLTKKPAETRMGSGKGSPEWWIANVHPGRVMFELSYPNEKIAREALTRAAHKLPMKCRIVKREAGEA, from the coding sequence ATGCTGATCCCCCGTAGGGTCAAGCACCGCAAGCAGCACCACCCGAAGCGTCGCGGTGAGGCCAAGGGCGGTACGACGGTCGCGTTCGGCGAGTACGGCATCCAGGCCCTCACGCCGGCGTACGTGACCAACCGCCAGATCGAGGCGGCCCGTATCGCAATGACCCGCCACATCAAGCGTGGCGGCAAGGTCTGGATCAACATCTACCCGGACCGCCCGCTCACGAAGAAGCCGGCCGAGACCCGCATGGGTTCCGGTAAGGGTTCGCCGGAGTGGTGGATCGCGAACGTGCACCCGGGACGGGTCATGTTCGAGCTGTCCTACCCGAACGAGAAGATTGCGCGTGAGGCTCTCACTCGTGCGGCCCACAAGCTGCCGATGAAGTGCCGCATCGTCAAGCGCGAGGCAGGTGAAGCGTGA
- the rplE gene encoding 50S ribosomal protein L5 → MATTTTPRLKTKYREEIAGKLRDEFKYENVMQVPGLVKIVVNMGVGDAARDSKLIEGAIRDLTTITGQKPAVTKARKSIAQFKLREGQPIGAHVTLRGDRMWEFLDRTLSLALPRIRDFRGLSPKQFDGRGNYTFGLTEQVMFHEIDQDKIDRTRGMDITVVTTATNDAEGRALLRHLGFPFKEA, encoded by the coding sequence ATGGCTACCACCACCACTCCGCGTCTGAAGACGAAGTACCGCGAGGAGATCGCGGGCAAGCTGCGTGACGAGTTCAAGTACGAGAACGTCATGCAGGTTCCCGGCCTCGTCAAGATCGTGGTCAACATGGGTGTCGGCGACGCCGCCCGTGACTCGAAGCTGATCGAGGGCGCGATCCGCGACCTGACCACCATCACCGGTCAGAAGCCGGCCGTCACCAAGGCCCGCAAGTCCATCGCGCAGTTCAAGCTGCGTGAGGGTCAGCCGATCGGTGCCCACGTCACGCTCCGTGGCGACCGCATGTGGGAGTTCCTGGACCGCACCCTGTCGCTCGCGCTGCCGCGCATCCGCGACTTCCGTGGTCTGTCCCCCAAGCAGTTCGACGGCCGTGGCAACTACACCTTCGGTCTCACGGAGCAGGTCATGTTCCACGAGATCGACCAGGACAAGATCGACCGTACCCGGGGCATGGACATCACCGTGGTCACCACGGCGACCAACGACGCTGAGGGCCGCGCGCTCCTTCGTCACCTCGGCTTCCCGTTCAAGGAGGCGTGA
- a CDS encoding MFS transporter translates to MSLTVQAKTHPRLITLLASACGLIAACLYYCQPLLPRIAESFGASPSAAGALVTATQAGYTLGLLLIVPLGDIVARRRLTGILLGAAGAGMLLSGAAPSLGVLLAGGFAVGAGAVVIQILIPYAASVVPADQRGRAMASLLTGLLLGVLCSRTAAGLVGGAFGWRTVFLAAAGTLVAVALLLVRVMPSSAPDVPLGYGAQLAATLRLAAAEPVLRRRSLIGACCFASFSAFWATSAFLLAGPHYGWDASAIGLFALVGAAGAIAAKATGRLVDAGREAVATGVLLALGVAGFAALWPGGHSLAWLVAGVLVLDAAVHGVHLLNMSVVYDLPDHPRARIASVYMTSYYLGGAAGSAIGVTAYRFGGWGAVPATGAALLVVALLVWAVGFRRRA, encoded by the coding sequence ATGTCCCTTACCGTCCAGGCCAAGACGCATCCTCGCCTGATCACCCTCCTCGCCTCGGCCTGTGGCCTGATCGCCGCCTGCCTCTACTACTGCCAGCCCCTGCTCCCCCGGATCGCGGAGTCCTTCGGCGCCTCCCCCTCCGCCGCCGGAGCACTGGTGACCGCCACCCAGGCCGGTTACACGCTCGGCCTGCTGCTGATCGTCCCGCTCGGCGACATCGTCGCCCGCCGTCGCCTCACCGGGATCCTGCTCGGCGCGGCCGGTGCCGGAATGCTCCTGTCCGGAGCGGCCCCCTCGCTGGGGGTGCTGCTGGCCGGCGGCTTCGCCGTGGGCGCCGGGGCGGTCGTCATCCAGATACTCATCCCGTACGCGGCCTCCGTCGTGCCCGCGGACCAGCGCGGCCGGGCGATGGCCAGCCTGCTCACCGGCCTCCTGCTCGGCGTCCTGTGCTCCCGCACGGCGGCCGGGCTGGTCGGCGGGGCCTTCGGCTGGCGCACGGTGTTCCTGGCCGCGGCCGGAACGCTGGTGGCCGTTGCCCTGCTCCTCGTCCGCGTAATGCCGTCGTCCGCGCCGGACGTCCCGCTCGGCTACGGCGCCCAGCTCGCCGCCACGCTACGGCTGGCCGCCGCCGAGCCGGTCCTGCGGCGGCGCTCACTGATCGGCGCGTGCTGCTTCGCGTCGTTCAGCGCCTTCTGGGCCACCTCGGCGTTCCTGCTCGCCGGTCCGCACTACGGCTGGGACGCCTCCGCGATCGGTCTGTTCGCCCTGGTGGGCGCGGCGGGCGCGATCGCGGCCAAGGCGACGGGCCGCCTCGTCGACGCCGGTCGCGAGGCGGTGGCCACCGGTGTCCTGCTCGCCCTGGGCGTGGCCGGGTTCGCCGCGCTGTGGCCGGGCGGCCACAGTCTGGCCTGGCTGGTGGCCGGGGTCCTGGTGCTGGACGCCGCGGTGCACGGCGTCCACCTGCTGAACATGAGCGTGGTCTACGACCTCCCGGACCATCCGCGCGCCCGGATCGCCTCGGTCTACATGACGTCGTACTACCTCGGCGGCGCGGCCGGCTCGGCGATCGGCGTCACCGCGTACCGGTTCGGCGGTTGGGGGGCCGTACCGGCGACGGGAGCGGCGCTGCTGGTGGTGGCGCTGCTGGTGTGGGCCGTCGGCTTCCGGCGGCGTGCGTGA
- the rpsS gene encoding 30S ribosomal protein S19, whose amino-acid sequence MPRSLKKGPFVDDHLIKKVDAQNEAGTKNVIKTWSRRSMIVPAMLGHTLAVHNGKTHIPVFVTESMVGHKLGEFSPTRTFRGHVKEDRKSKRR is encoded by the coding sequence ATGCCTCGTAGCCTGAAGAAGGGGCCCTTCGTCGACGACCACCTGATCAAGAAGGTGGACGCCCAGAACGAAGCCGGCACCAAGAACGTCATCAAGACCTGGTCCCGCCGCTCGATGATCGTCCCGGCCATGCTGGGCCACACGCTCGCGGTGCACAACGGCAAGACCCACATCCCGGTGTTCGTCACCGAGTCGATGGTCGGCCACAAGCTCGGCGAGTTCTCGCCGACGCGCACCTTCCGGGGTCACGTCAAGGAAGACCGGAAGTCGAAGCGCCGCTAG
- the rpsJ gene encoding 30S ribosomal protein S10: MAGQKIRIRLKAYDHEVIDSSAKKIVETVTRTGASVAGPVPLPTEKNVYCVIKSPHKYKDSREHFEMRTHKRLIDILDPTPKTVDSLMRLDLPAGVDIEIKL, translated from the coding sequence ATGGCGGGACAGAAGATCCGCATCCGGCTCAAGGCCTACGACCACGAGGTCATCGACTCCTCGGCGAAGAAGATCGTCGAGACGGTGACCCGTACTGGTGCGTCGGTCGCGGGCCCGGTGCCGCTGCCCACTGAGAAGAACGTGTACTGCGTCATCAAGTCGCCGCACAAGTACAAGGACTCGCGCGAGCACTTCGAGATGCGCACGCACAAGCGCCTGATCGACATTCTCGACCCGACCCCCAAGACCGTTGACTCTCTGATGCGACTCGACCTCCCGGCCGGTGTCGACATCGAGATCAAGCTCTGA